In one window of Tellurirhabdus rosea DNA:
- a CDS encoding Uma2 family endonuclease — MSALPKTYYSEQDYLELERKAEYKSEYFQGEIFAMAGASRNHNRITENLSIVIGGYLRGKSCQTFSSDLRVHIPANTLYTYPDIVIVCGKPEFLKDAALDTLLNPTAIIEVQSRSTVGYDREAKFQLYREIPSFQEYILVDSEKVHAEVWYKPDSGFWTLRQETNKAADSLYLHSIDFTLPLSDVYALTEGLLP; from the coding sequence ATGTCAGCTTTACCGAAAACGTACTATAGCGAACAGGATTATCTGGAACTCGAACGAAAGGCCGAGTACAAGAGCGAATATTTCCAGGGGGAAATCTTTGCGATGGCCGGTGCTTCGCGAAACCACAACCGGATTACGGAAAATCTGTCCATTGTAATCGGTGGATACTTACGCGGCAAATCCTGCCAGACGTTCTCGTCCGATCTGCGGGTCCACATTCCTGCCAACACGCTGTACACCTATCCCGACATCGTCATTGTCTGCGGAAAGCCGGAGTTCCTGAAAGATGCGGCGTTGGACACTCTGCTTAATCCGACGGCTATCATCGAAGTGCAGTCGCGCAGCACGGTTGGTTATGACCGGGAAGCCAAATTTCAGCTGTACCGCGAGATTCCGTCGTTTCAGGAGTACATTCTGGTCGATTCCGAGAAAGTACACGCGGAAGTCTGGTACAAACCCGATTCCGGTTTCTGGACGCTCCGGCAGGAGACGAACAAAGCCGCCGACAGCCTATACCTTCATTCCATTGATTTTACGCTACCGCTTTCCGACGTCTACGCCCTGACGGAAGGACTGCTTCCCTGA
- the deoC gene encoding deoxyribose-phosphate aldolase — protein MDQSLARFIDHTNLKPTATETDIRTLCGDAIQYPFKALCVAPYFVPYVKEMMEHYPGTTICTVIGFPLGYQTTTVKLLEAEQALECGALEIDMVINLSAFKSMAYQSVQNEIQKLAELVHDRDGLLKVIIETAYLDDNEIRIACELCAEARTDFVKTSTGFAPAGAVVEQVRLMRSLLPETIEIKASGGIKTRADVLALLDAGATRIGTSSGVAIMEEV, from the coding sequence ATGGATCAATCATTAGCCCGCTTCATCGACCATACCAACCTGAAGCCCACCGCCACCGAAACCGATATCCGGACACTCTGCGGCGATGCGATTCAATACCCGTTTAAGGCCCTGTGCGTAGCCCCGTATTTTGTCCCGTACGTCAAAGAAATGATGGAGCATTACCCCGGCACCACCATCTGCACCGTCATTGGATTCCCGCTGGGCTATCAGACCACCACCGTCAAACTTCTGGAAGCGGAGCAGGCGCTGGAGTGCGGCGCGCTGGAGATCGACATGGTCATCAACCTGAGTGCTTTCAAATCCATGGCGTATCAGTCCGTACAGAACGAGATTCAGAAGCTGGCCGAACTGGTGCACGACCGCGACGGACTCCTGAAGGTCATCATCGAAACGGCCTATCTCGACGACAACGAAATCCGGATCGCCTGCGAACTCTGCGCCGAAGCCCGCACCGATTTTGTCAAAACCTCCACGGGCTTTGCGCCGGCCGGGGCCGTGGTCGAACAGGTTCGGCTGATGCGGAGCCTCCTTCCCGAAACCATTGAAATCAAAGCCTCCGGCGGCATCAAAACCCGCGCGGACGTGCTCGCGCTGCTGGATGCCGGGGCCACTCGAATCGGCACCTCGTCCGGCGTGGCGATTATGGAAGAAGTGTAA
- a CDS encoding glycosyltransferase has protein sequence MRKKRVLHLSTAHSPRDPRIVYKQCPALAERYEVWCALPRADPSAAPEVRFIRLPRFRRVVWRVLLTSPYILLRTFFLRPAIVHIYMPDLLPLAFIYRLLGSRVIYEVQENIYKKVAIKRHNRSSLLQRFFRGFDEAARRCFYFIFTEHGYLQTYDRLRHPSVIVYNYPIVADYQPYRATRHGPDSEINIFYLGGISFERAIDTVINGLARLRQHGYPFRMHLFGPLAFPEKELETIPAYSQLRQHLVFYGYTDQQRALPIAAQSLAGLALLKPVADYPESYPTKLFEYMALGLPVITSRFPLYREVVERHRCGFCIDPHDPQALADCLRFLIENPAEAEAMGERGRVAAERYYTWETERRKLLDFYQLIEF, from the coding sequence ATGCGAAAAAAACGGGTTTTACACCTGAGCACCGCCCACTCTCCCCGCGACCCGCGCATCGTCTACAAACAGTGTCCGGCGCTGGCGGAGCGCTACGAGGTCTGGTGCGCGTTGCCCCGGGCCGACCCGTCCGCCGCGCCGGAAGTCCGGTTTATCCGGCTGCCCCGCTTCCGGCGCGTTGTTTGGCGGGTGCTGCTGACGTCGCCGTATATTCTGCTGCGAACGTTTTTTCTGCGCCCGGCCATTGTCCATATTTACATGCCGGACCTGCTTCCGCTGGCGTTTATCTACCGGCTGCTGGGAAGCCGAGTCATTTACGAAGTGCAGGAAAATATTTACAAAAAAGTCGCCATTAAGCGACACAACCGCAGCTCGCTGCTCCAGCGTTTCTTTCGCGGGTTCGATGAAGCGGCGCGGCGCTGTTTTTACTTTATTTTTACGGAACACGGGTATCTCCAGACGTACGACCGGCTGCGCCACCCTTCGGTCATCGTCTACAACTACCCCATCGTTGCGGACTACCAGCCTTACCGGGCCACCCGGCACGGGCCGGATTCGGAGATCAACATTTTTTACCTGGGCGGCATCAGTTTCGAACGCGCCATCGACACGGTGATCAACGGTCTGGCCCGGCTCCGGCAGCACGGTTACCCGTTCCGGATGCATCTGTTCGGACCGTTAGCTTTTCCGGAAAAGGAATTAGAAACCATTCCGGCGTACAGCCAGTTAAGACAGCATCTGGTTTTTTACGGCTATACGGACCAGCAGCGGGCCCTGCCCATCGCGGCTCAATCCCTCGCCGGACTGGCCCTGCTGAAGCCCGTGGCTGACTATCCGGAGTCGTATCCCACCAAACTGTTTGAATACATGGCGCTGGGGCTTCCGGTTATTACCTCCCGTTTTCCGCTGTATCGGGAAGTGGTCGAGCGGCACCGGTGCGGTTTTTGTATCGACCCACATGACCCGCAGGCGCTGGCCGACTGCCTTCGTTTTCTGATCGAAAACCCGGCCGAGGCAGAAGCGATGGGTGAGCGGGGCCGGGTTGCCGCCGAACGGTATTATACCTGGGAAACCGAACGGCGCAAGTTGCTCGACTTCTACCAACTTATTGAATTCTGA
- a CDS encoding 3-oxoacyl-ACP synthase III family protein, which produces MYIHALSHYLPSQVVGNEHFTQLNGLSSEWIIERTGITERRKAGVDENTNTMALEAVRRLFDNTSLEPSQIDLIVGATYTPHDTIVTLAHVVQHNLGIPDIPVVSISTACSSLLNAIEVVEGYFAMNKATRAIVIVSEHNTAYNNEHDTVSGHLWGDGAAALLISKERISESDMQVKCLITGGAAHSGKATTGVVLKPLDKGVIMPHGRDVFINACQYMPRVSQQVLEKCGRTIDEVAYVIPHQANLRISMNVIGTLKLPEEKLISNIQRLGNTGCAGCAIAMSEERGRFRKGEIIVVTVFGGGYSYGAMLVEV; this is translated from the coding sequence ATGTACATTCATGCACTCAGCCACTACCTTCCCTCTCAGGTAGTTGGCAATGAACATTTTACCCAACTCAACGGGCTTTCGAGCGAATGGATAATCGAGCGAACAGGAATAACGGAACGGCGGAAAGCGGGTGTCGATGAGAATACGAACACGATGGCCCTCGAAGCGGTCCGCCGGTTGTTTGACAACACGTCTCTGGAGCCCTCCCAAATCGACCTGATTGTTGGTGCCACCTACACGCCTCACGATACAATTGTCACGCTGGCCCACGTGGTGCAGCATAACCTCGGCATTCCCGACATTCCGGTGGTGTCGATCTCGACGGCCTGTTCCTCGCTGCTGAACGCCATTGAGGTGGTAGAAGGCTATTTTGCCATGAACAAGGCCACCCGGGCGATTGTCATCGTCTCCGAGCACAACACCGCCTACAACAACGAACACGATACGGTTTCGGGCCACCTTTGGGGCGACGGAGCGGCCGCGCTGCTGATCTCGAAGGAACGCATCAGCGAATCGGATATGCAGGTGAAATGCCTGATTACGGGCGGCGCCGCCCATAGCGGCAAGGCCACCACGGGCGTCGTGCTGAAACCGCTGGATAAAGGCGTCATCATGCCCCACGGCCGCGATGTGTTCATCAACGCCTGTCAATACATGCCCCGGGTCAGCCAGCAGGTGCTGGAGAAATGCGGCCGGACCATCGACGAGGTGGCGTACGTGATTCCGCACCAGGCCAACCTGCGTATCAGCATGAACGTCATTGGGACCCTGAAACTGCCGGAAGAAAAACTGATTTCCAACATCCAGCGGCTCGGCAATACCGGCTGTGCGGGCTGCGCCATCGCCATGTCCGAGGAACGCGGCCGATTCCGGAAGGGCGAGATTATCGTGGTCACGGTCTTCGGCGGCGGCTACTCGTACGGGGCCATGCTGGTGGAAGTATAA
- a CDS encoding pyridoxamine 5'-phosphate oxidase family protein: MLTSRTKLSRLPKRGSHENEVIYPILDEAVFCHVSYSLDGQPFILPIAYCRIDDTIYIHGSVGSHFFRQLSEGVEVCVAVTLLDAMIMARSAFSHSVNYRSVVAFGKTRLVEDEAERWLALERITDHVFKGRWADCRLPNASEMKKTMVIAIPLEEASAKIRSGGVNDDLEDRELPYWAGVVPVSTVFGEPVADAGLEGQNAPDYLKR, from the coding sequence ATGCTCACTTCCCGTACAAAGCTCAGCCGCCTGCCCAAGCGCGGCTCCCACGAAAACGAGGTTATCTATCCGATTCTGGATGAGGCGGTATTCTGTCACGTGAGTTATTCGCTCGACGGGCAGCCTTTCATTCTGCCGATTGCCTACTGCCGGATCGACGACACGATTTATATTCACGGATCGGTAGGCAGCCATTTTTTTCGTCAGTTGAGTGAGGGCGTGGAGGTCTGCGTGGCCGTCACGTTGCTGGACGCGATGATTATGGCCCGGTCGGCTTTCTCTCATTCGGTCAATTACCGCTCGGTGGTGGCCTTTGGAAAAACGCGGCTGGTGGAGGACGAGGCCGAACGCTGGCTGGCGCTGGAACGGATTACCGACCACGTGTTCAAGGGGCGCTGGGCGGACTGCCGGCTGCCAAACGCCAGTGAGATGAAGAAAACGATGGTGATTGCGATTCCGCTGGAAGAAGCTTCGGCCAAAATCCGCAGCGGTGGCGTCAACGACGACCTGGAGGACCGGGAGTTGCCTTACTGGGCCGGAGTCGTGCCGGTCTCCACGGTCTTTGGCGAACCCGTCGCGGACGCGGGTCTGGAAGGACAAAATGCCCCGGACTATTTGAAGAGATAA
- the pdxR gene encoding MocR-like pyridoxine biosynthesis transcription factor PdxR, whose translation MLPYKTLFVLNRQSATPLSAQLITTFIRHIRQGILPANTRLPGSRTLAVLLGIHRKTVIAAYEDLAAQGWLVQHPSRGTFVSSQLPDITPRPLPDTPTKGMAGRTGYEVKKRKHLAIPVLKNNALLTFDDGFPDVRLAPVEQLARNYRSILKRGFQHHLLGYSDTNGSLFFRQQLARYLHDSRGIPATAEHVFTTRGSVMAIYLLAQVLLEPGDTVAVGQTNYRTANMIFAERGATLLRLPVDQQGLVVEALAEQCRRQPVRLLYLTPHHHHPTTVTLSAERRIQLLQLAEQYGFVILEDDYDYDFHYASSPILPLASADPAGMVVYIGSFTKSMAPAFRVGYVVAPPDLIAELGYLRRIVDRQGDTVLEQAIAEMLAEGDIQRHLKKAQKIYHQRRDAFCRLLREEVGHAVSFTVPDGGLAVWAEFAKELDLAVLSARCREQGLVFSDGRFYHPDGLPLHHTRLGFASCTVEEMEQGVAILKREVFAR comes from the coding sequence ATGCTGCCTTACAAAACCCTTTTCGTCCTGAACCGCCAGAGTGCAACCCCGTTATCCGCCCAGCTCATCACCACGTTTATCCGGCATATCCGCCAGGGAATTCTTCCGGCCAATACCCGGTTGCCCGGCAGCCGGACGCTGGCCGTGCTGCTCGGCATTCACCGGAAAACCGTGATTGCCGCTTACGAAGACCTGGCGGCGCAGGGCTGGCTGGTTCAGCATCCGTCGAGGGGGACGTTTGTGAGCAGCCAGTTACCGGACATTACGCCCCGCCCGCTGCCGGATACGCCGACCAAAGGCATGGCGGGTCGGACGGGCTATGAGGTCAAAAAACGGAAGCATCTGGCCATACCGGTTTTGAAAAACAATGCCCTGCTGACCTTTGACGACGGGTTTCCGGACGTCCGGCTGGCACCTGTCGAACAACTGGCCCGCAACTACCGCTCCATCCTGAAACGCGGTTTTCAGCACCATCTGCTGGGCTATTCCGACACCAACGGCAGTCTGTTCTTCCGGCAGCAATTGGCCCGATACCTGCACGACAGCCGCGGCATTCCGGCAACGGCCGAGCACGTTTTTACCACGCGCGGCAGCGTGATGGCCATTTACCTGCTCGCGCAGGTTCTGCTGGAACCGGGCGATACCGTCGCCGTAGGCCAGACCAATTACCGGACAGCCAACATGATTTTTGCCGAAAGAGGCGCGACGCTCCTCCGGCTTCCGGTCGATCAGCAGGGGCTGGTCGTGGAAGCGCTGGCCGAGCAGTGTCGGCGGCAGCCCGTCCGGCTCCTCTACCTCACGCCGCACCACCATCACCCGACGACGGTAACGCTGAGTGCCGAGCGCCGGATTCAGCTGCTGCAGCTGGCCGAACAGTACGGGTTTGTGATTCTGGAAGATGATTACGACTACGATTTTCACTACGCCAGCAGCCCGATCCTGCCCCTGGCCAGCGCTGACCCGGCCGGGATGGTCGTCTATATCGGCTCGTTCACCAAATCCATGGCCCCGGCGTTTCGGGTGGGTTACGTGGTGGCTCCGCCCGACCTGATTGCCGAGCTTGGCTATTTAAGGCGCATTGTGGACCGGCAGGGCGACACGGTTCTGGAGCAGGCGATTGCCGAAATGCTGGCCGAGGGCGACATTCAGCGGCATCTGAAAAAAGCGCAGAAGATCTACCACCAGCGGCGGGACGCCTTCTGTCGGCTGCTGCGGGAGGAGGTGGGCCATGCGGTTTCGTTCACCGTTCCCGATGGCGGGCTGGCGGTCTGGGCGGAGTTCGCGAAGGAGCTGGATCTGGCCGTGCTGTCGGCGCGGTGTCGGGAACAGGGGCTGGTCTTCAGCGATGGCCGGTTTTACCACCCCGACGGCCTGCCGCTGCACCACACCCGACTTGGATTTGCCTCCTGCACCGTGGAAGAAATGGAGCAGGGAGTAGCGATTCTGAAGCGGGAAGTTTTCGCCCGTTAA
- a CDS encoding MFS transporter, with the protein MIQQPLKKESLASQLLSLPVMVAALGYLVDMYDLFLFSVVRVPSLKALGVTPDQLLPQGIFLLNMQMAGLLLGGIFWGIMGDKRGRLSVLFGSILIYSLANIGNGLVTSMPQYALLRFIAGVGLAGELGAGITLVTEVLPRQIRGYGTTIVATMGVLGAILAYFVADLFEWRNSYFVGGGMGLLLLLLRVNVFESSIFEVVKERQVKRGDLWMLITSRERLLKYFQCILVGMPIWFVVGVLITFSPEFGQAMGLTEPVVAGKAVMLAFVGQVVGDVLSGLLSQYLQNRKQVVGGFILLSFAFVLVFLLAPLQNVNTFYGICILLGVANGYWALFVTIAAELFGTNLRATVATTVPNFVRGTVIPLTTLFVWGKNQFGTLNSALGVGLLTVALSLIALYYMEETFRKDLNYVEKD; encoded by the coding sequence ATGATTCAACAACCCCTCAAAAAAGAATCGCTTGCCAGCCAGTTGCTCAGTCTGCCCGTCATGGTAGCCGCCCTGGGTTACCTGGTCGATATGTACGACTTATTTCTTTTCAGCGTCGTACGGGTTCCCAGTCTGAAAGCGCTGGGTGTGACGCCCGACCAGCTACTTCCCCAGGGCATTTTTCTGCTGAATATGCAGATGGCCGGGCTGCTGCTTGGCGGCATTTTCTGGGGAATCATGGGGGATAAGCGGGGGCGGTTGTCCGTCCTGTTCGGCTCCATCCTGATTTATTCCCTGGCCAATATTGGCAACGGACTGGTTACCAGCATGCCGCAGTACGCCCTGCTGCGTTTTATTGCCGGGGTAGGACTGGCGGGCGAACTGGGAGCGGGCATTACGCTGGTGACCGAAGTGCTGCCGCGCCAGATTCGGGGTTACGGGACAACTATCGTGGCAACGATGGGCGTTCTGGGCGCTATTCTGGCGTATTTTGTCGCGGATTTGTTCGAATGGCGAAACTCGTACTTTGTCGGCGGCGGTATGGGCCTTCTGCTGCTTTTGCTGCGGGTGAACGTGTTCGAATCGAGCATCTTCGAAGTGGTCAAAGAGCGGCAGGTGAAGCGGGGCGATTTATGGATGCTGATTACCAGTCGCGAACGCCTGCTGAAATACTTCCAGTGCATTCTGGTCGGCATGCCGATCTGGTTTGTGGTTGGGGTTCTGATTACGTTCTCGCCGGAATTCGGGCAGGCCATGGGCCTGACGGAGCCGGTCGTGGCGGGCAAAGCGGTCATGCTGGCGTTTGTCGGGCAGGTGGTCGGCGACGTCCTCAGCGGGCTTTTGAGCCAGTACCTGCAAAATCGCAAGCAGGTCGTTGGGGGCTTTATCCTGCTGTCGTTTGCCTTTGTACTCGTCTTCCTGCTGGCGCCTCTGCAAAACGTGAACACCTTCTACGGCATCTGTATCCTGCTGGGTGTTGCCAACGGCTACTGGGCCCTGTTTGTGACCATCGCGGCGGAGCTTTTCGGAACCAACCTCCGGGCAACCGTCGCCACGACCGTCCCCAACTTTGTGCGTGGCACGGTCATTCCGCTGACGACGCTGTTTGTGTGGGGCAAAAACCAGTTCGGAACCCTGAACAGCGCCCTGGGCGTCGGGTTGCTGACGGTCGCGCTGTCGTTGATCGCCTTGTATTACATGGAAGAAACGTTCCGGAAGGATCTCAATTACGTCGAAAAAGACTGA
- a CDS encoding Gfo/Idh/MocA family protein — MKSQSESRRDFLKTAATGSLAALALPTFIPAHAFGANDRIRVAVLGVNGRGQDHIAGFSKLPNVEVVTLCDADNVVSAKRAAEFEQKYGRKVQTQQDLRKVFDDKNIDAVSIAMPNHWHALATIWACQAGKDVYVEKPGSHTFSEGRKMIDAAAKYNRIVQHGVQLRSSTAIQEAIKHLRDGLIGKVYMARGLVFKWRPDIGNQGTSSVPEGLSWDLWQGPAKAREFSKNYVHYNWHWFWDYGNGDIGNQGIHETDLCMWGLDVGFPEEISSSGGKFLWNDCKETPETLTSVYKYPKEGKVIQFEVRPWMTNMEDGVQVGNIFYGDKGYMVINGYNDYKTFLGRDRTPGPAGHAGGDHYLNFIEAVRARDKSKLNGPVETAHLSSGIAHLGNVAYRLGRTLKFDPKKEQFIGDSEANAMLNRKYRAPYVIPSQV; from the coding sequence ATGAAAAGCCAATCAGAGTCCCGGCGGGATTTTTTGAAGACCGCCGCCACCGGTTCGCTGGCCGCGCTGGCCCTGCCAACGTTCATTCCTGCCCATGCTTTCGGGGCCAACGACCGCATCCGGGTAGCCGTGCTGGGGGTGAACGGGCGCGGACAGGATCACATTGCGGGTTTTTCCAAACTGCCGAATGTGGAAGTGGTCACGCTCTGCGATGCCGATAACGTAGTGTCGGCCAAACGGGCTGCCGAATTCGAACAGAAATACGGGCGCAAGGTGCAGACCCAGCAGGATTTGCGCAAAGTGTTCGACGACAAAAACATCGACGCCGTCAGCATCGCCATGCCCAACCACTGGCACGCCCTGGCGACCATCTGGGCCTGCCAGGCTGGCAAGGATGTGTACGTCGAAAAGCCCGGTTCGCACACCTTCAGCGAAGGGCGGAAGATGATCGATGCCGCGGCCAAATACAACCGCATCGTGCAGCACGGCGTCCAGTTACGGAGTTCGACGGCCATTCAGGAGGCGATCAAACACCTGCGCGACGGTCTGATCGGCAAGGTATACATGGCCCGGGGGCTGGTCTTCAAATGGCGCCCCGACATCGGCAATCAAGGTACTTCGTCGGTGCCCGAAGGGCTGAGCTGGGACTTGTGGCAGGGTCCGGCCAAAGCCCGTGAATTCAGCAAAAACTACGTCCACTACAACTGGCACTGGTTCTGGGATTACGGCAACGGCGATATCGGCAACCAGGGCATTCACGAAACCGATCTTTGCATGTGGGGACTCGATGTGGGCTTCCCGGAGGAAATCAGTTCGTCCGGCGGCAAATTTCTCTGGAACGACTGCAAGGAAACGCCCGAAACACTGACGTCGGTTTACAAATACCCGAAAGAAGGCAAAGTCATTCAGTTTGAAGTCCGTCCGTGGATGACCAACATGGAAGACGGCGTGCAGGTCGGCAATATTTTTTACGGCGATAAAGGCTACATGGTCATCAATGGCTATAACGACTACAAGACGTTCCTCGGCCGCGACCGCACGCCCGGCCCGGCGGGTCACGCGGGCGGCGACCATTACCTGAACTTTATCGAGGCGGTTCGGGCGCGGGACAAGTCGAAGCTCAACGGTCCGGTCGAAACGGCGCACCTTTCGTCGGGCATTGCGCATCTGGGCAACGTCGCTTACCGCCTCGGCCGTACGCTGAAGTTTGACCCCAAGAAAGAACAGTTCATCGGTGACAGCGAGGCCAACGCCATGCTCAACCGGAAATACCGAGCCCCGTACGTCATTCCGTCGCAGGTGTGA
- a CDS encoding 3-ketoacyl-ACP reductase has product MKRVAFITGGSRGIGYGIARHLAGAGFDLAINGVRPETAVTEALDGLRALGAEVLYCPGDVASAEARTAMLEKIKSHFGRLHVLVNNAGIAPKERRDILEATEESFQHLLATNLQGPYFLTQAAANWLIAQKSGSPDFWGCIVNVSSISATVASVNRGEYCVAKAGLSMATQLFAVRLGEFDIPVYEVRPGVIKTDMTAGVTEKYDKLIADGLCVQPRWGLPDDVGRAVTALAKGDFPYSTGQVILVDGGLTLPRL; this is encoded by the coding sequence GTGAAACGAGTTGCCTTTATCACGGGCGGCAGCCGGGGCATTGGCTACGGCATCGCCCGGCATCTGGCCGGGGCGGGGTTTGATCTGGCCATCAATGGCGTCCGACCCGAAACGGCGGTCACCGAAGCGCTCGACGGCCTCCGGGCGCTGGGGGCCGAAGTCCTTTACTGCCCCGGTGACGTGGCTTCGGCCGAAGCCCGGACCGCCATGCTGGAAAAGATTAAAAGCCACTTCGGGCGCTTGCATGTGCTGGTCAACAACGCCGGGATTGCCCCGAAAGAGCGCCGCGACATTCTGGAAGCTACCGAAGAAAGTTTTCAGCACCTGCTGGCGACCAACCTGCAGGGTCCGTACTTTCTGACGCAGGCCGCCGCTAACTGGCTGATCGCGCAGAAGTCCGGGTCGCCGGACTTCTGGGGTTGTATCGTCAATGTCTCGTCCATTTCGGCGACGGTAGCTTCGGTCAACCGGGGCGAATACTGCGTGGCCAAGGCGGGGCTGAGCATGGCAACCCAACTGTTTGCGGTCCGGCTCGGCGAGTTTGACATTCCGGTGTATGAGGTGCGGCCGGGCGTGATCAAAACGGACATGACGGCGGGGGTTACGGAAAAATACGACAAGCTCATCGCGGACGGTCTGTGTGTGCAGCCGCGCTGGGGACTGCCCGACGACGTAGGACGGGCCGTTACCGCGCTGGCGAAAGGCGATTTTCCGTATTCAACGGGACAGGTGATTCTTGTGGACGGAGGGCTGACGCTGCCGCGTCTGTAA
- a CDS encoding oxidoreductase, which produces MSEKYKPRFPRMAQMKTATDLRNYLQTNSIELPFDDTLLPPAESPFGQPIPLKSGKTVGNSLCILPMEGWDGTLDGRPTEFTRARWKKFAISGAKLLFGCEAVAVTHTGKANPNQLVMNEETFPDFVELRQMLLDEHRAAFGTTDGLVIGLQLTHSGRFCKPHSHKQFEPKILYGHPFLNQKFGMGEDYPVLTDDDIDRIIEQYIQAAVLAQKAGFDFVDIKHCHGYLGHEFLSAVNRPGKYGGSFENRTRYLRSIAEGIRQAAPGLELAIRLSAFDFLPFKKGPDGQGIPESAEQYPYAFGGQKNGLGVDLTETKAVLALAESLGIQMVCVTGGSPYYNPHLMRPALFPPSDGYLPPEDPLLGVKRQIDVTCELKKAFPEMVIIGSGYSYLQEWLPNIAQYVLQNGMADSIGFGRMVLSYPTMPADMIAGKPLVRNQICRTFSDCTTAPRNGLISGCYPLDTLYKKRPEAEQLKLIKESL; this is translated from the coding sequence ATGAGCGAAAAATACAAACCCCGCTTTCCCCGCATGGCCCAGATGAAGACGGCGACGGACCTGCGGAATTATTTACAAACGAACAGCATCGAACTGCCATTTGACGATACGCTGCTGCCACCCGCCGAAAGTCCGTTCGGCCAACCCATTCCCCTCAAATCGGGTAAGACGGTCGGAAATAGTCTGTGTATTCTGCCGATGGAAGGCTGGGACGGTACGCTCGACGGCCGCCCGACGGAGTTCACCCGCGCCCGCTGGAAAAAGTTTGCCATAAGCGGGGCCAAACTGCTTTTTGGCTGCGAAGCCGTGGCCGTAACGCATACCGGCAAGGCCAATCCCAACCAGCTCGTAATGAATGAGGAAACCTTTCCTGATTTTGTCGAGCTGCGGCAGATGCTGCTGGACGAACACCGCGCGGCCTTTGGGACTACCGATGGCCTGGTGATCGGCCTGCAGCTGACCCATTCGGGCCGGTTCTGCAAGCCGCACAGCCACAAGCAGTTTGAGCCGAAGATTCTGTACGGACACCCGTTCCTGAACCAGAAATTTGGGATGGGCGAGGACTACCCCGTGCTGACGGACGACGACATTGACCGCATTATCGAACAATACATCCAGGCGGCGGTGCTGGCCCAGAAAGCGGGGTTCGATTTTGTCGACATCAAGCATTGCCACGGCTACCTCGGCCACGAGTTTCTGAGTGCCGTTAACCGGCCGGGTAAGTACGGCGGTTCGTTTGAAAACCGGACCCGCTACCTGCGCAGCATCGCGGAAGGCATCCGGCAGGCCGCCCCGGGCCTCGAACTGGCCATCCGCCTGAGCGCCTTCGATTTTCTGCCCTTCAAAAAAGGCCCCGACGGGCAGGGCATTCCCGAATCCGCCGAACAGTATCCGTACGCTTTTGGCGGACAAAAAAACGGTCTCGGCGTGGACCTCACCGAGACCAAAGCGGTACTGGCGCTGGCCGAGTCGCTGGGTATTCAGATGGTGTGCGTCACCGGAGGCAGCCCGTATTACAACCCGCATCTGATGCGCCCCGCCCTGTTCCCACCCTCGGACGGGTATCTGCCGCCGGAAGACCCGCTGCTGGGGGTAAAACGCCAGATTGATGTCACCTGCGAACTGAAAAAGGCGTTTCCCGAAATGGTCATCATCGGGTCCGGGTATTCGTATTTGCAGGAATGGCTGCCCAACATCGCCCAGTACGTGCTCCAGAACGGCATGGCCGACAGCATCGGTTTCGGACGGATGGTGCTGTCGTACCCGACGATGCCGGCCGATATGATCGCCGGAAAACCGCTGGTCCGCAACCAGATTTGCCGGACATTCTCGGATTGCACAACGGCTCCCCGGAACGGCCTTATCTCGGGCTGCTATCCGCTCGACACGCTCTACAAAAAACGCCCCGAAGCCGAACAGTTGAAACTCATCAAAGAAAGCCTGTGA